CGAGAAATATGAACACCTCCCATTATATACAGACGTACTCGTATTTCTGTCTTATCAAAACCATAATCACTGTCTTCTCCAATATTTGTGTATTTTTTAAACACATCATTCAAATGATGTCTGTCATTTATATTTATTCTAAAGGTTACTTTCGTTCCCTGTTTTTGACCTTTAACTTTTTTAATAAAAATATCTTTTATTATATTGTTTGCAATAAACTGGTAACCGTAGCTATCCAAAATAAATTCATCACCAACTTTAGAAGTAAAGAAAATCCCCTCGCCAGAATGTAGTTTTGGTGCAGTGGTAGTTTTCCCTTTTAGAAGATCCTGTATCGCTTCAATTTCTGAATCAAGATGCTTCTTTTGCATAATATTCCTAAAAGCACCGACGCCAAAGTCGTCAACGATACATGTTAGAATTTCATTATTCAGTGAAACAAATATTTTTATTTTCTTAGATGTGGAGTGCTCTATGGCATTATTCAACATTTCAGAAAATGCATATTCAAAAATGCTTTTTACATTTTCTGATATTTTTAATACGGGAATAAACTGTTTTTCCATATCATTGAAAATTCTGTGTTCCTCCAAATTTTTATTGGTGAGGATTTTTGAATATGAGTTAGGTGCAAATTTAGGATTCTTTTGCAAAAATTCTTCTGTGGTGTAAAAGGCCAACCGAGTTGATCCTATCTTTATCAATACATTTTCATCAACCAAGCTGGATAACAGCTTAGAAACATACTGCCTGGACACATTAAAACGATCGATAAAATCCGAAGACTTTACTGTCCCTTTTTCTTTTACCTCTTGTATTATTTTGGCTTTGGTAAGCATTGTAAACCATATTGTAAACTAATGCTTTTTAATTGTCAACCAATTGTCAACCAACTACAACTTCCCCGTAAACGCATTATTTAAAACGGATTTCTTCAATTCCTCTAAATCCTCAAGTTTTTATGTGTATTTTCTTTTGCTTTTTCTAGTTTCTCAAACGCCTCATCGAGAAAAGGTAGAAAAAGGTACCTGGTACCTTTTTCCAGTGTCCCGGATTTTTCATTCATACCATATAAACCCCTCGATTATCCACAATTTTGCATTTTCCGCTTGTTGTTGACTTTTTATATATTTTGCCTAATATATAGTCATACCTGCCCAGGGTTAATCTGGGATGACTTTCCACAAAGACCTGACCTAGTCAGGTCTTTGTTTTGTTATTTTGGCTATATGCCGTTTAATATTCTGCGCATTGATTATTAAGTGAGCCGACTCTCGCAACTTTGAGAGAATGTGTCCACCTTTTACAATAATGACTTTCTTGCCCTTCTTTTTCAAAAAATTGTTTAGATAGACAAAATCAGCATCACCAGAAAAGATACAAAAGGTATCGTAGTGCTCGAGCATTTTATATGCATCAACCGCAATCTCAACATCAAAATTTGACTTGCGAATCTCAATATACTTTTTTCCGTCATTGTCCGTTTCCACATACTTTTCCGGCTTCGGTTCATCTATTTCAAAATAGTGTTTTATTTTTTGTACATCTTTTGTTTCAACATTCTTTTTGCCAAAGATTTTTCTCATTACATAAGTAAACTTTAAGGACCCTTCATTTTTAGGATCTTCACCATAATAGATCTTGACTCTGTTACTAAAAACGCCCGCAAATTTATTGAGCTTTTCAAGGTCTATTGATATTTTTTCGTCATCAGTGAGTAATTTATCATTCCAGTCTTGGTCGTCGTTTACAAACCACTTGTTCACATTTGAAAAATCAATAAAAGAAAATATCCGTCCATAGTCGGCAGAAATTCCGAGCTCGTCTCGTGTCATCTGGTTTTTTAGTTCACCCAATTGCATGTTTTAAAAATATATCTCCATATTACACTAATTTTCCACTGAGTGCTTTGAATGTGCAAAGGGTAAACAAAAACAGCCACCATTCTTTTGACTTTTGTGTATTGTAATATTTTCTTAACTAACTATTCTTCTTTGGCTGCGGGACTTGGAATACTCACTGCTCGCTTCGCTGCGCTTTCAAACCTTACAGGTTCTGTACACCTTTTGGATATTTTGTTTCACTTCATTTACAAAATATCTCAAAAGGTCTTGCGCTGCGAGTCTCTTTCCCACAGCTCACCCCTCGGTTTGAATAATTCCGCCACGGAAAACTCGCGTTTCCCGACCCCTTCCCGTCCGAATCCAAGCCAAACAAACTAATATACAAAAAGGATAGCACAAAGCTATCCTTTTTGTATATGACTGCGGGACTTGGATTCGAACCAAGATGACAACTTTCAGAGAGTTGCATCCTACCATTAGATGATCCCGCAATAACAAGACTTGGACAGAGCCAAGTCTAATGAATGGATAATACCACATTCGTCCCCCTTCGTAAAAGCTTCCCTTTTACGCCAAAAAGGTATAGAAATAGTGGTAGTTGCACATTTTTAGGGAGATATATGACATGCACATCATCTTGAGCAGACACCGATGGTTCATTCCGATCGGACTGATGGTCTATTGGTCCGTCTTCATCTCCTTGTGGGGATTTTGGGGATGGAACAATGCGGTACTCTTTAGCCAGTGGTGGCTCTTTGATACGCTCGGACACGCGTTCTTCGGGTTTGGAGGAACGCTGACTTTTCTCTATTTCTACCGAAATTACACGTTACGCGGGTGGTTTTTGTTCGAAGGCCGGAAGTTTCTGGTCATGGCCATCGTCACGGCGGTCGCGTTCACGGGAGTGCTGTGGGAATTTTTCGAAGGAGCATGGGACCTCGCTCATCTGGGAGAAACTTCTCATATAAACGCGCAAGCGGCGTCGCTGGATACCACCATTGATATTCTCACTGAAACCTTCGTCTCGTTCCTTACGATGCTCGGCTATGTGGGAGTCAACAAGCTGTACGAAAAGAAATATCCGGACGAACATCTCCGGTTTGAGATAGAAAAATTGGAAGCATTGTCTTCCCATCTCGTCAGTGAGATCCTCTCGCACAAACGGAATGCCAGAAAAAACATCTACCGCCGGGTGCGGAAGAAGTTGCGTTGTATTCTCCGAAGCAAACAGTAACGAGTGAGCCCGCTTGCATGCAAGCGGGCTTTTTTTACGGCGATCATTTCTTTTTCTGCTCTCTTTTGATCGCCTGCCTGGCCGGTAGGCAGGCCGCCTTGATGA
This is a stretch of genomic DNA from Candidatus Ryanbacteria bacterium CG10_big_fil_rev_8_21_14_0_10_43_42. It encodes these proteins:
- a CDS encoding histidine kinase, which gives rise to MLTKAKIIQEVKEKGTVKSSDFIDRFNVSRQYVSKLLSSLVDENVLIKIGSTRLAFYTTEEFLQKNPKFAPNSYSKILTNKNLEEHRIFNDMEKQFIPVLKISENVKSIFEYAFSEMLNNAIEHSTSKKIKIFVSLNNEILTCIVDDFGVGAFRNIMQKKHLDSEIEAIQDLLKGKTTTAPKLHSGEGIFFTSKVGDEFILDSYGYQFIANNIIKDIFIKKVKGQKQGTKVTFRININDRHHLNDVFKKYTNIGEDSDYGFDKTEIRVRLYIMGGVHISRSQARRVLSGLDKFKVIVMDYEKVPTVGQAFADEIYRVFKNRKPDIEIQSIHMNESVKFMVERAQNEAKKEN